In the Magnetospira sp. QH-2 genome, one interval contains:
- a CDS encoding IS30 family transposase, translating to MGQRYAHVSLDERCEIYRLHADGKSQRAIGRLMGRSASTIGRELKRNALPRAGYKPAMAERMAWARKRRLPKIERLSPLKTHILDALAMEQSPEQIAGRLKLEGSEHTVSAETIYAWIYGPHGRRRKLHRLLPQAKSRRGRRARKGRRDPPIPDRMPIHMRPTKAHLRAEPGHWEADLVHFRKQRACLLTCIERRSRLLLTAPLPDKTARTTAEALAGLLNRAPKRARKTVTLDNGGEFYDHKSLPVRAFFCDPHSPWQRGSIENANGVLRRSLPRHIRLIKFSDQDIEDITWTYNTTPRKCLGFLTPIEAFAKSIGVALVI from the coding sequence ATGGGACAGAGATATGCACACGTCAGCTTGGACGAAAGATGCGAGATTTACCGTCTGCATGCAGACGGTAAATCTCAACGGGCCATTGGGCGGCTGATGGGCCGCTCGGCCTCGACCATTGGCCGGGAATTGAAGCGCAACGCGCTGCCCCGGGCCGGATACAAGCCGGCCATGGCCGAGCGCATGGCCTGGGCGCGCAAACGCCGCCTGCCGAAAATCGAGCGCTTGAGCCCTCTGAAAACCCACATCCTGGATGCGCTTGCTATGGAACAGAGCCCGGAGCAGATCGCCGGAAGGCTCAAGCTCGAAGGATCAGAGCATACCGTCAGCGCCGAGACAATCTATGCCTGGATCTACGGGCCCCACGGGCGGCGGCGGAAGCTCCACCGCCTGTTGCCGCAGGCCAAATCCCGTCGCGGACGACGGGCCCGAAAAGGGCGGCGCGATCCGCCGATCCCCGACCGGATGCCGATCCATATGCGCCCGACCAAGGCCCATCTGCGCGCCGAGCCGGGCCATTGGGAGGCCGATCTGGTGCATTTCCGCAAGCAACGGGCCTGTCTGCTCACCTGTATCGAGCGGCGGTCTCGGCTGCTGCTCACCGCGCCCCTTCCAGACAAAACCGCCCGCACCACCGCCGAGGCGCTGGCCGGTTTGCTCAATCGGGCGCCCAAACGGGCCCGGAAAACCGTCACCCTGGACAACGGCGGCGAGTTCTACGACCACAAGAGCCTGCCTGTGCGCGCCTTCTTTTGCGATCCCCATTCCCCCTGGCAGCGCGGCTCCATTGAGAACGCCAACGGCGTCCTGCGCCGCAGCCTGCCCAGGCACATTCGCCTCATCAAATTCTCCGATCAAGACATCGAGGACATCACATGGACCTACAACACAACGCCCCGAAAATGCCTCGGTTTCCTCACGCCAATCGAGGCATTCGCCAAATCAATCGGTGTTGCGCTTGTAATTTGA
- a CDS encoding ankyrin repeat domain-containing protein encodes MNSISQNGLPPSLKNLKPIQAINLDRQHITIFLPISYLNIEHPHPLASESRMFKFLFAQLFLIGSFSTFCLFMVSADTLHEAVERKDIAQVKALISNGEDLSTVDQSGLTPLHWAIIRGRTPIAKLLIDQGADIHAKGKNGQTPLYFAAGGGHLKIAEYLISKGADVNTSVVENSADVNAEVFDGFTPLHIAIFRGRRTALDMVALLVTNGAHINATNRSGYTPLHFAAHMGSLVLINLLIEKQADIHAQDKNGRTPLDLAQEFGHGPVVDTLKMAQQPDTSTR; translated from the coding sequence ATGAACTCCATATCGCAAAATGGTTTGCCTCCTTCTCTCAAAAACTTAAAACCTATTCAGGCCATCAATTTGGACCGGCAGCATATCACCATATTTTTACCAATATCATATTTAAACATCGAGCACCCCCATCCATTGGCGTCGGAGTCACGCATGTTCAAATTTCTTTTCGCTCAGCTATTTCTCATTGGTTCGTTCTCAACCTTTTGCTTGTTCATGGTGAGTGCCGACACCCTTCACGAGGCTGTTGAACGCAAGGATATCGCGCAGGTGAAGGCTCTTATTTCGAACGGAGAAGACCTTAGTACCGTGGATCAAAGCGGCCTGACCCCACTTCACTGGGCGATCATTCGCGGACGGACCCCCATTGCCAAGCTGCTGATTGACCAGGGTGCGGATATTCACGCCAAGGGAAAAAACGGTCAAACACCGCTCTATTTTGCCGCTGGAGGTGGCCATCTTAAAATTGCGGAATATTTGATTTCCAAGGGGGCGGACGTCAACACATCGGTGGTGGAGAACAGCGCTGACGTGAATGCCGAAGTTTTTGACGGCTTTACGCCTCTTCATATTGCTATTTTTCGAGGACGTCGTACGGCTCTCGATATGGTCGCGTTGCTTGTGACCAATGGCGCGCACATCAACGCAACCAACCGATCAGGGTATACGCCACTGCATTTTGCCGCGCATATGGGAAGTTTGGTTCTTATCAATTTGCTTATCGAAAAGCAGGCCGATATCCATGCCCAAGACAAGAATGGAAGAACACCTCTTGATCTTGCACAAGAATTTGGTCACGGCCCCGTTGTTGACACTCTAAAGATGGCTCAACAGCCCGATACATCGACACGATGA
- a CDS encoding PP2C family protein-serine/threonine phosphatase: protein MFEINNGKTQITKGTKKGIGYRSIPHDQKYDIHEISITQDQAFYMTSDGILDQIGGPKRLGFGKKRLMNLLVEIQGKSMSDQMTTINQALLEYQGDESRRDDISVIGFKL from the coding sequence TTGTTCGAAATCAATAATGGCAAAACCCAAATAACAAAGGGAACCAAGAAAGGCATTGGCTATCGCAGCATTCCTCATGATCAAAAGTATGATATCCATGAGATTAGCATCACTCAAGATCAAGCTTTTTATATGACTTCTGATGGCATCCTTGATCAAATTGGCGGACCAAAACGTCTTGGCTTTGGTAAAAAAAGGTTGATGAATTTGTTGGTTGAAATACAAGGCAAATCTATGAGTGATCAAATGACGACCATCAATCAAGCTTTGTTAGAATACCAAGGTGATGAAAGTCGACGTGACGATATATCTGTTATTGGGTTTAAGCTGTAG
- a CDS encoding IS5 family transposase has protein sequence MWTETTRPKYERNNSRYASDLTQEEWEWIEPHLPEANRLGRPRETDLREVVNALLYIAASGCQWRLLPKCFPPYSTVQGYFYDWRDDGRWATINHHLVMAAREAMGREASPSAGVIDSQSVKTTESGGPRGFDAGKKIKGRKRHIVTDTEGFMVAVMVHEADIQDRDGAPGILASFRSRLPWLRHVFADGGYAGQKLRGALEKIGQWTIEVIKRSDAANGFEVLPRRWVVERTFAWLGRCRRLAKDFEATIESAVAWITIASIRQLTRRLARD, from the coding sequence ATGTGGACCGAGACCACTCGTCCCAAGTATGAGCGCAACAACAGCCGGTATGCAAGCGACCTGACACAAGAGGAATGGGAATGGATCGAGCCGCATTTACCCGAGGCGAACCGATTGGGTCGGCCACGCGAGACGGATTTGCGGGAGGTTGTCAATGCGTTGCTCTATATCGCGGCGAGTGGATGTCAGTGGCGACTGTTGCCGAAATGCTTTCCGCCCTATTCGACGGTACAGGGATATTTTTACGATTGGCGCGACGACGGTCGGTGGGCGACGATCAATCATCATCTTGTCATGGCGGCACGCGAGGCGATGGGCAGGGAGGCCTCCCCAAGTGCCGGAGTGATCGACAGCCAGAGCGTGAAAACCACGGAGAGCGGCGGCCCCCGGGGCTTTGACGCAGGCAAGAAGATCAAAGGCCGGAAGCGTCACATCGTCACCGATACCGAAGGCTTCATGGTTGCCGTCATGGTGCACGAGGCGGATATCCAGGATCGCGACGGTGCTCCCGGGATCCTCGCCTCCTTTCGCAGCCGCCTCCCTTGGCTACGCCATGTCTTCGCTGACGGAGGCTATGCTGGACAAAAGCTGCGCGGCGCGCTGGAAAAGATCGGACAATGGACCATTGAAGTGATCAAGCGCTCCGATGCGGCAAACGGTTTCGAGGTTCTACCCCGGCGCTGGGTCGTGGAGCGTACCTTCGCTTGGCTCGGTCGGTGTCGTAGACTGGCCAAGGATTTCGAGGCGACCATCGAAAGCGCCGTCGCTTGGATTACCATCGCCAGTATACGCCAGCTCACCCGGCGTCTAGCAAGAGATTGA
- a CDS encoding Rap1a/Tai family immunity protein, which translates to MKLKLLTFSLAMMLAANFSQAEELEKEQIKTIAHALTITQKELKEKCESSDSASQAICSFQMGSVIYLIKYSNDKRGRDSSCEDVELTKDQMKNLSLKYFEDNPIQKGWPAKLFLVTYYKNVYPCL; encoded by the coding sequence ATGAAACTAAAATTGCTTACATTTTCCTTGGCCATGATGCTGGCCGCCAATTTTTCTCAGGCAGAAGAATTAGAAAAAGAGCAAATAAAGACTATCGCGCATGCTTTGACAATTACCCAGAAGGAATTAAAAGAGAAATGTGAATCGTCGGACAGCGCTAGCCAGGCAATATGCTCTTTTCAGATGGGGTCTGTAATTTATCTAATAAAATATTCTAACGATAAAAGAGGGCGGGATTCTTCCTGCGAAGATGTGGAGCTAACAAAAGATCAGATGAAAAATCTATCATTAAAGTACTTTGAAGATAACCCAATTCAAAAAGGATGGCCAGCAAAGCTATTTCTCGTCACATACTACAAGAATGTATACCCTTGCTTGTAG
- a CDS encoding ABC transporter substrate-binding protein yields the protein MVRNPGVSGRRWRSCLITLLMFQMVLPIAWRAKAETPAPYHIYIDADWTHSLPSSRAIEWGIKTALRAIDNKISGFPMEIRRIDHRANTKRHLKNQKTILADDRALAVFTGLHSPPLLANKQFINTNEILTLDPWAAAGPITRSPEPNWIFRLSVDDAVAGRVIVEHAVKNRGFKNLVLIAEDTGWGRFNNKNMSAMARELKVEQFQVLWSNWGISKPAAKILLRQATNRGADAILLVTNPAECVVFAQAAMELEPSLRRPFQSHWGCSSGGFAGKIGPEALNSLDMEFIQSRFSFLWQPNIAHAGDVLNVTRQMFPELIAKAEDIRPPAAFIHAHDLTMLLIAAAKQAKLTGDLATDRQNLREALLDLRKPVRGLIKTYEKPFSPWSPENSDGHEALGREDYVMARYDEQGRILMEPR from the coding sequence ATGGTCCGCAACCCAGGTGTGTCCGGTCGGCGATGGCGCTCCTGTCTGATCACCCTGCTGATGTTTCAGATGGTGTTACCGATTGCCTGGCGGGCCAAGGCGGAGACCCCCGCCCCGTACCATATCTACATCGATGCGGATTGGACCCATTCGCTGCCTTCGAGCCGGGCAATCGAATGGGGAATCAAGACCGCGCTGAGGGCCATTGATAATAAGATCAGCGGGTTTCCCATGGAAATCCGCCGCATCGACCATCGCGCCAATACCAAGCGCCATTTGAAAAACCAGAAAACCATTCTCGCCGATGACCGAGCCTTGGCCGTGTTTACCGGCCTCCATTCCCCTCCCTTGCTGGCCAACAAGCAATTCATCAATACCAACGAGATCCTCACGTTAGACCCCTGGGCCGCTGCCGGTCCCATCACCCGAAGCCCGGAACCCAATTGGATCTTCCGACTCTCAGTGGATGATGCGGTCGCCGGACGTGTCATCGTCGAGCACGCGGTTAAGAACCGAGGCTTTAAAAACCTGGTCTTGATTGCCGAGGACACCGGTTGGGGCCGTTTCAACAACAAAAACATGTCGGCCATGGCCAGGGAGCTAAAGGTTGAGCAATTTCAGGTTCTTTGGTCCAATTGGGGCATCTCGAAACCGGCGGCGAAAATCCTCTTGAGACAGGCCACCAATCGGGGGGCGGATGCCATTCTCCTGGTCACCAATCCGGCTGAATGCGTTGTCTTCGCGCAGGCCGCGATGGAACTGGAGCCCTCGCTCCGACGTCCTTTCCAAAGCCATTGGGGATGCAGCAGTGGCGGATTTGCGGGAAAGATCGGCCCGGAGGCTCTCAACAGCTTGGACATGGAGTTCATTCAAAGCCGTTTCTCGTTCCTATGGCAGCCAAACATCGCTCATGCAGGTGACGTGCTGAACGTCACCCGCCAGATGTTTCCCGAGTTGATCGCCAAGGCCGAGGACATTCGGCCCCCGGCCGCCTTTATCCATGCCCACGACCTGACCATGCTCCTGATTGCCGCGGCAAAACAGGCCAAGCTGACCGGAGACCTGGCGACGGATCGACAAAACCTGCGCGAAGCCCTGCTGGATTTGAGGAAGCCGGTGCGCGGGCTGATCAAGACCTATGAAAAACCCTTCAGTCCCTGGTCCCCGGAGAATTCCGATGGCCACGAAGCCTTGGGCCGCGAAGACTACGTCATGGCTCGATACGATGAACAAGGCCGCATTCTGATGGAGCCTCGGTGA
- a CDS encoding IS630 family transposase (programmed frameshift) has protein sequence MTRPLSNDLRRRVVEAVDSGMTRRAAARRYGVGEATAIRWVARWRRTGSWEPEKMGSRSPRSPLEGLYEEILALVEARPDVTLSEVVEHLRVNHGVETSTSAVDRFFVRHEVTFKKKTAHAAEQERPDVKQRRLAWFDGQPDLDPERLVFIDETGVSTKMARLRGRSARGERCRAPIPHGHWKTTTFVGALRLSGITAPMTLDGAMTGVAFEAYVTQALVPTLRRGDIVILDNLPAHKPSAIREAIEQAGAHLLFLPPYSPDFNPIEMAFSKIKALLKKTAARKLEDLWDAVASAIDAITLAEARNFFSAAGYEPE, from the exons ATGACGCGACCTCTCTCGAACGATTTGCGCAGGCGTGTGGTTGAAGCCGTTGACAGTGGCATGACGCGGCGGGCGGCGGCCCGCCGTTACGGTGTCGGCGAGGCAACGGCGATCCGCTGGGTGGCCCGTTGGCGGCGCACCGGAAGCTGGGAGCCGGAGAAGATGGGCAGTCGGTCTCCGCGCAGCCCGTTGGAAGGCCTTTACGAAGAGATCCTGGCGCTTGTGGAAGCCCGACCGGATGTGACGCTTTCCGAGGTTGTCGAGCACCTGCGGGTCAACCACGGTGTCGAGACGTCGACCAGCGCGGTGGACCGGTTTTTCGTTCGCCACGAGGTGACATTCA AAAAAAAGACGGCGCATGCCGCCGAACAGGAACGACCAGACGTAAAGCAACGCAGATTGGCTTGGTTCGACGGGCAGCCGGACCTCGATCCGGAGCGCCTGGTGTTCATCGACGAGACCGGGGTATCGACCAAGATGGCCCGGTTGCGCGGTCGGTCGGCGCGGGGGGAGCGTTGCCGGGCACCGATCCCGCACGGCCACTGGAAGACGACGACCTTCGTTGGGGCGTTGCGCCTCTCGGGCATCACCGCGCCGATGACCCTGGACGGCGCCATGACCGGAGTGGCCTTCGAGGCCTATGTGACGCAGGCCCTGGTGCCGACGCTCCGGCGCGGCGACATCGTCATTCTGGACAACCTGCCCGCCCACAAACCGAGCGCCATCCGCGAGGCCATCGAACAGGCCGGAGCCCATTTGCTGTTCCTGCCGCCCTATAGCCCGGACTTCAACCCGATCGAGATGGCGTTCTCCAAGATCAAGGCTCTCCTCAAAAAGACCGCCGCCCGGAAACTCGAAGACCTCTGGGATGCCGTCGCCTCGGCCATCGACGCCATCACACTCGCAGAGGCGCGAAACTTCTTCTCCGCTGCTGGTTATGAACCAGAGTAA
- a CDS encoding aldo/keto reductase, protein MNLGDNIEYVRLGASGLKVSRLCLGTMMFGGPTEADDCNWIMSSARDVGVNFVDTADIYQNGRSEEVLADLIAADRDSWVLASKTGSPMGKGPNQGGLGRKWMIEGVEGSLRRLHTDTIDLLYLHRDDEAVPVEEVVLTLAGLIQSGKIRYWGMSNFKAWRIADYVATAQRLGVPGPVAVQPLYNILNRQAEVETLPASLYHGLGVVPYSPLARGVLSGKYEPGGTPPADSRAGRQDRRILQTEYRPESLVLAQQLSEHAVARGMTPAQFAFNWVLNNRLVASAIAGPRTFDQWTEYLGALAHVLAPEDEAIVDGLVPPGHASTPGYTDPAYPVRGRLARG, encoded by the coding sequence GTGAACTTAGGTGACAATATCGAATATGTCCGCCTGGGGGCGAGTGGGTTGAAGGTATCCCGGCTGTGCCTGGGGACCATGATGTTCGGTGGTCCGACCGAGGCTGATGATTGCAACTGGATCATGAGCTCGGCCCGCGACGTGGGGGTCAATTTCGTCGATACGGCGGATATCTATCAAAATGGCCGCAGCGAAGAGGTTCTGGCGGACCTGATCGCTGCGGACCGGGACTCATGGGTTCTGGCCTCCAAGACCGGCAGCCCCATGGGCAAGGGCCCCAATCAGGGGGGGCTGGGACGCAAGTGGATGATCGAAGGGGTCGAGGGCAGCCTGCGCCGTCTGCATACGGACACCATCGACCTGCTGTATCTCCATCGCGACGACGAAGCCGTACCGGTGGAGGAGGTGGTGCTGACCTTGGCGGGCCTGATCCAAAGCGGAAAGATCCGCTATTGGGGCATGAGCAATTTCAAGGCTTGGCGCATCGCTGACTATGTGGCCACGGCCCAGCGATTGGGCGTGCCGGGTCCGGTGGCCGTGCAACCGCTGTACAATATCCTCAATCGGCAAGCCGAGGTGGAGACCCTACCGGCCAGTCTCTATCATGGTCTGGGCGTGGTGCCTTACAGCCCCTTGGCCCGGGGTGTCCTCAGCGGCAAGTACGAACCCGGTGGGACGCCGCCGGCGGACTCCCGCGCCGGGCGGCAGGACCGCCGCATCCTGCAAACGGAATACCGGCCCGAGTCCCTAGTGTTAGCGCAACAACTCAGCGAGCATGCCGTGGCCCGGGGCATGACTCCGGCCCAATTCGCCTTCAATTGGGTGCTGAACAACCGCCTGGTGGCTTCCGCCATTGCCGGTCCCCGCACCTTCGACCAATGGACCGAGTACCTGGGCGCCCTGGCCCATGTGCTGGCCCCAGAGGACGAGGCCATCGTCGACGGCCTAGTGCCACCCGGCCATGCCTCCACCCCAGGATACACGGACCCAGCCTACCCGGTGCGGGGACGGCTGGCGCGGGGGTAG
- a CDS encoding transporter substrate-binding domain-containing protein, which yields MFFKSHIIAIGVLIAALFIEPSIAIGSNSSISLTQTEQDWIKQNPTIKIANETDWPPFDYVRNGQPYGFSIDMIQKAAEIAGLNIEFVNGLTWPDLIKEFHAGNIDVLPAVYFTPERSETMLFTDGYAVNPAALVLHKDRTELNNLDDLRGLSLAAIADTSFDHLIKERYPNITRTHVDGALDGMTAVSFGNADGFIESLSVVTVLLEENLLSNLKVVAATGLHRDDENTLRMAVKKIDEPLRDILQKSLKAIDDGARNKLFQTHFASNGALYEIRNTGQTKINFSEKEKQWLRAHPVVTYSEVNWKPMSIIENGTMTGVMGDYLSIISEETGIRFDFVAADSWPDVLKKFGEQKLDIVPGVGNSANERALGLISDAYSRYPLVIVGRNNANFVNGPEDLEGMTLAIPKFYTSYNYIKENFPELNVRATTSIEKALSLVSSGEADVFIGHKLVSIYNMEALYLRNLKIIGITEFEFRHSILVQNSDPELLSILNKVIARIDVKTKKKIYDDWVKISIEQAVDYIFLSKIGAGILAFLLVMVYWNRKLGREIAERKKVEAALGSGPIKGIPNSRWT from the coding sequence TTGTTTTTCAAATCACATATCATTGCCATAGGGGTGCTGATTGCAGCTCTTTTTATAGAGCCGTCTATCGCAATCGGTAGTAATTCCAGTATTTCCCTCACTCAGACGGAACAAGATTGGATCAAACAGAATCCAACAATCAAAATCGCCAATGAAACAGACTGGCCACCCTTTGATTATGTGCGTAATGGCCAGCCTTATGGTTTTTCAATTGATATGATCCAAAAGGCAGCAGAAATTGCTGGGCTTAATATCGAATTTGTTAATGGTCTTACGTGGCCAGATCTTATCAAAGAATTTCATGCTGGGAATATTGATGTTCTCCCTGCTGTGTATTTCACGCCTGAACGTAGCGAAACAATGCTATTCACAGATGGCTATGCGGTCAACCCTGCTGCGTTGGTGCTTCACAAAGATCGTACAGAATTAAACAACCTTGATGATCTTCGAGGTCTTAGCCTTGCCGCAATTGCCGATACATCTTTTGATCACCTGATAAAGGAACGTTATCCAAACATTACTCGCACCCATGTAGATGGTGCTCTTGATGGAATGACTGCCGTATCGTTTGGGAATGCAGACGGTTTTATTGAAAGTCTCAGCGTTGTAACCGTTTTATTGGAAGAAAATCTACTTTCCAACTTAAAGGTAGTGGCTGCTACGGGACTTCATCGTGATGATGAAAATACACTCCGCATGGCGGTTAAAAAAATAGATGAACCTCTACGCGATATCTTACAAAAGAGCCTTAAAGCCATCGATGATGGAGCAAGGAATAAGCTATTCCAAACCCATTTCGCTTCCAATGGTGCCCTTTATGAAATCCGTAACACGGGGCAAACAAAGATCAACTTTTCTGAGAAAGAAAAACAGTGGTTAAGAGCCCACCCAGTTGTGACTTATAGTGAAGTAAACTGGAAGCCTATGTCCATTATTGAAAACGGAACAATGACTGGGGTTATGGGTGATTATCTAAGCATTATCTCTGAGGAAACAGGCATTCGCTTCGACTTTGTTGCAGCAGACTCATGGCCTGATGTATTGAAAAAATTTGGTGAGCAAAAACTTGATATCGTTCCCGGTGTTGGTAACTCAGCCAATGAAAGAGCATTGGGACTAATTTCAGATGCCTATTCAAGATACCCCCTTGTTATCGTTGGACGCAACAATGCCAACTTTGTCAATGGTCCCGAAGACCTTGAAGGTATGACGCTCGCTATACCAAAATTTTATACAAGCTACAATTACATCAAAGAGAATTTCCCCGAGTTGAACGTTCGCGCAACCACAAGCATTGAAAAAGCACTCTCTCTTGTTTCCTCAGGTGAAGCTGATGTCTTTATCGGACATAAGCTTGTCTCTATCTACAACATGGAGGCCCTTTACTTGCGGAACCTAAAGATTATCGGTATTACTGAATTTGAATTTAGACATAGTATTTTGGTTCAAAATTCAGACCCAGAACTTCTTTCTATTCTCAACAAAGTGATTGCGCGCATCGACGTTAAAACAAAGAAAAAAATCTATGATGATTGGGTGAAAATTAGTATTGAGCAAGCCGTCGATTACATATTTTTATCTAAAATCGGTGCAGGCATATTGGCCTTCTTATTGGTCATGGTTTATTGGAACCGAAAACTTGGACGCGAGATTGCAGAAAGAAAAAAAGTCGAGGCAGCCTTAGGCTCAGGACCCATAAAAGGGATTCCCAATAGTCGGTGGACATGA
- a CDS encoding TusE/DsrC/DsvC family sulfur relay protein → MGYADVEKTANGYLVDTADWSEDMAREIAEAESLGELTERHWDLIRFLREEYFDNNGNQPNERAMVKAMSAAWGEKISAKDLFTLFPMQPSKQGTKVAGLPETKRKGGY, encoded by the coding sequence ATGGGTTACGCGGACGTGGAAAAGACTGCCAATGGCTATCTGGTCGATACCGCCGATTGGAGTGAAGACATGGCACGGGAGATCGCCGAGGCGGAGAGCCTGGGGGAATTGACCGAGCGCCATTGGGATTTGATCCGTTTCCTGCGCGAAGAGTACTTTGACAACAATGGCAATCAGCCGAACGAGCGCGCCATGGTCAAGGCCATGTCGGCGGCCTGGGGTGAAAAGATCTCGGCCAAGGATCTCTTTACGCTGTTCCCCATGCAGCCATCAAAACAGGGGACCAAGGTCGCCGGGCTGCCGGAAACCAAGCGCAAGGGTGGGTATTGA
- a CDS encoding aldo/keto reductase, with the protein MPKSIYSDPFDCDPFDCSAQFAFNWVLNNRLVASAIAGPRTFDQWTEYLGALAHVLAPEDEAIVDGLVAPGHASTPGYTDPAYPVRGRLARG; encoded by the coding sequence ATGCCTAAATCGATTTACTCTGACCCCTTTGATTGTGACCCCTTTGATTGCTCGGCCCAATTCGCCTTCAATTGGGTGTTGAACAACCGCCTGGTGGCTTCCGCCATTGCCGGTCCCCGCACCTTCGACCAATGGACCGAGTACCTGGGCGCCCTGGCCCATGTGCTGGCCCCAGAGGACGAGGCCATCGTCGACGGCCTGGTCGCGCCCGGCCATGCCTCCACCCCAGGATACACGGACCCAGCCTACCCGGTGCGGGGACGGCTGGCGCGGGGGTAG
- a CDS encoding PAS-domain containing protein encodes MRIAMENMPGGICYTNENMDVVVSNKRFAEMLGLPADLLNPNYS; translated from the coding sequence TTGCGCATTGCCATGGAAAATATGCCGGGTGGAATTTGCTATACGAATGAGAATATGGACGTGGTTGTTTCAAACAAACGCTTCGCTGAAATGTTGGGGCTTCCTGCTGATTTACTTAACCCGAATTATTCATGA